The Sulfurimonas hydrogeniphila genome includes a window with the following:
- the napG gene encoding ferredoxin-type protein NapG, whose translation MKKEALSDRRKFILNMARGVGYAAIGGFLWSAYLDDAKASPLILRPPAAIKEEDFLKTCIKCGLCVEACPYDTLMLAKPGDHRPIGTPYFIPRDIPCYMCEDIPCVPVCPSGALDESSVTVNGHLDINTADMGLAVIDENSCIAFWGIQCDACYRACPILGQAITVEYSKNERTGKHAFLKPVVHADACTGCGMCEHACVTEKPAIFILPREVAMGKAGSHYIKGWDKKDESRLKDAHAIHTTTNVSKRKAVDKLNSGLEGLLDE comes from the coding sequence ATGAAAAAAGAAGCACTCAGCGACAGAAGAAAATTTATCTTAAATATGGCCAGAGGTGTTGGCTATGCTGCGATTGGCGGATTTTTATGGAGCGCGTATCTTGATGATGCGAAAGCTTCGCCGCTGATACTGCGTCCGCCTGCGGCTATAAAGGAAGAAGATTTTCTCAAAACCTGTATCAAATGCGGATTATGTGTTGAAGCATGCCCGTATGATACATTGATGCTGGCTAAACCCGGTGATCACAGACCTATAGGGACACCATACTTTATTCCAAGGGATATTCCCTGCTATATGTGTGAAGATATTCCTTGTGTTCCTGTTTGTCCGAGCGGTGCGCTGGATGAGTCGAGTGTAACTGTAAACGGTCATCTTGATATTAATACAGCAGATATGGGATTAGCGGTTATTGATGAAAACAGTTGTATTGCTTTTTGGGGTATTCAGTGTGATGCTTGCTACAGAGCCTGTCCTATTTTGGGTCAAGCGATAACTGTAGAGTATTCTAAAAATGAAAGAACCGGCAAACACGCATTTTTAAAACCTGTGGTGCATGCAGATGCCTGTACAGGCTGCGGAATGTGTGAACATGCCTGTGTGACAGAAAAACCGGCTATCTTTATACTGCCTCGTGAAGTGGCAATGGGGAAAGCCGGCAGTCACTACATCAAAGGCTGGGATAAAAAAGATGAGTCAAGACTAAAAGATGCTCATGCGATTCATACTACAACAAATGTAAGTAAAAGAAAAGCGGTTGACAAGCTTAACAGTGGTTTGGAAGGTTTGTTGGATGAGTAA
- the napA gene encoding nitrate reductase catalytic subunit NapA yields the protein MSLSRREFLKSSAAASAAAAIGMTVPAELNAAAAKAENNWRWDKAACRFCGTGCGIMLATTGDGKDRKIVAVKGDPAAPVNRGLNCIKGYFNAKIMYGADRLTQPLLRVNDKGEFDKKGKFAPVSWKRAYDEMEKNIRKALKEKGPEGVAVFASGQYTIMEGYAAQKMMKGGFRSNAIDPNARHCMASAVVGFYQTFGIDEPSGCYDDIELTDTIVTWGSNMAEMHPILWSRVTDRKLSDPERVKVVNIQTYTHRTCDLGDFNIIFRPNTDLALWNYLAREIVYNHPEAIDWDFIKKNIIFAAGPVNIGYGFRRAGEKSVTPVRPDGSAGKYDAKEMEIYNKEMSKVVSELEGPALEPYGYKAGDTMKNTAGTLKHWEISFEEYKKSLEPYTLEYTAKLCKGDPEESLDSFKKKLQDLAALYIEKDRKVVSFWTMGMNQHTRGTWDNTLSYNVHFMLNKQARPGSGAFSLTGQPSACGTAREVGTFAHRLPADMMVKNPKHRAITEKGWHIPAGTLNPVGNQHIMKIHRDIEDGVVKFAWVNVCNAYQDSANAKHWIKAAREMDNFIVTSDGYPGISAMVSDLILPSAMIYEKWGAYGNAERRSQHWRQQVLPVGDAMSDTWQWVELSKRFTVDDLWGPYTLRNGKKLPDVREKAYAMGYKPDTTMYEILYANERAKKNYPLALDQFPQKGYDNSECLGDARNIVGSDGKVFKGYGFMIHQYLWEEYASFGRGHGHDLADFVTYHKVRGLKWPVVNGKETAWRFNVKFDPYAAKHAKENGRGSEFAFYGPLAKALPHGNLTGVQDKKKKPLTDKAKIFARPYMDPPEMPDENYDLWLCTGRVLEHWHSGTMTMRVPELYRAVPEALVYMNPKAAEERGLKDNDLCWVESRRGRVRARVETRGRNRPPKPLVFVPWFDERVFINKVTLDQTCPMSKQTDFKKCAVKIYKA from the coding sequence ATGTCACTTTCAAGAAGAGAATTTCTTAAAAGTTCAGCGGCAGCTTCTGCAGCAGCAGCTATTGGTATGACTGTACCAGCAGAACTGAATGCAGCAGCAGCGAAAGCTGAAAATAATTGGAGATGGGACAAGGCAGCTTGTCGTTTCTGTGGTACCGGTTGCGGGATTATGCTCGCAACTACGGGAGATGGTAAAGATAGAAAAATTGTTGCGGTCAAAGGGGATCCTGCTGCGCCGGTTAATCGTGGTCTTAACTGTATTAAAGGTTACTTTAATGCGAAAATCATGTATGGTGCGGACAGACTGACACAGCCGCTTCTTCGTGTAAATGACAAAGGCGAATTTGACAAAAAAGGGAAATTCGCACCGGTTTCATGGAAACGAGCGTATGATGAGATGGAAAAAAACATCAGAAAAGCACTCAAAGAAAAAGGTCCTGAAGGGGTAGCTGTATTTGCTTCTGGACAGTATACAATTATGGAAGGATATGCTGCCCAAAAAATGATGAAAGGCGGATTCAGATCCAATGCGATTGACCCGAATGCCCGTCACTGTATGGCATCTGCTGTTGTCGGTTTTTACCAGACATTCGGTATAGATGAGCCATCAGGTTGTTATGATGATATTGAATTGACAGATACAATCGTAACCTGGGGTTCAAACATGGCGGAAATGCACCCGATTTTATGGTCTCGTGTAACAGACAGAAAACTTTCAGACCCTGAACGTGTAAAAGTGGTCAATATTCAGACCTATACACACCGTACCTGCGATTTGGGTGACTTTAACATTATTTTTAGACCAAACACTGACCTTGCATTATGGAACTATCTTGCTCGTGAGATTGTGTACAACCATCCAGAAGCCATTGACTGGGATTTCATCAAGAAAAATATTATCTTTGCAGCAGGTCCTGTAAATATCGGATACGGTTTCAGACGTGCAGGTGAAAAATCTGTTACTCCGGTAAGACCTGACGGCAGTGCCGGAAAATATGATGCAAAAGAGATGGAAATTTACAATAAAGAGATGAGTAAGGTTGTCTCAGAATTAGAAGGTCCTGCGTTAGAACCATATGGTTATAAAGCCGGTGATACTATGAAAAACACTGCCGGTACTTTAAAACACTGGGAAATTTCTTTTGAAGAGTATAAAAAATCTTTAGAACCATATACATTGGAGTATACGGCAAAACTTTGTAAAGGTGATCCTGAAGAATCACTTGACAGCTTTAAGAAAAAGTTGCAGGATTTGGCAGCGCTTTACATTGAAAAAGACAGAAAAGTTGTCAGTTTCTGGACAATGGGTATGAATCAACATACACGTGGAACATGGGACAATACACTTTCATACAATGTTCACTTTATGTTAAACAAACAGGCACGTCCTGGCTCTGGAGCATTCTCATTAACTGGACAGCCTTCGGCTTGTGGTACTGCTCGTGAAGTCGGTACGTTTGCACACAGACTGCCTGCAGATATGATGGTAAAAAATCCAAAGCACAGAGCTATTACAGAGAAAGGCTGGCATATTCCTGCAGGAACACTGAATCCTGTCGGAAATCAGCATATTATGAAAATTCACAGAGATATTGAAGACGGTGTTGTAAAATTCGCATGGGTGAATGTGTGTAATGCATATCAAGACAGTGCCAATGCAAAACACTGGATTAAAGCGGCTCGTGAGATGGATAACTTCATCGTAACATCAGACGGGTATCCGGGTATATCTGCAATGGTATCTGATTTGATTTTGCCGTCTGCTATGATTTATGAAAAATGGGGTGCATACGGAAATGCAGAACGCCGTTCACAGCACTGGAGACAACAGGTTCTTCCTGTAGGTGATGCGATGAGTGATACCTGGCAGTGGGTAGAGCTTTCAAAAAGATTTACGGTAGATGATCTGTGGGGGCCTTATACACTGAGAAACGGTAAAAAACTTCCTGATGTAAGAGAAAAAGCCTATGCAATGGGGTATAAACCAGATACGACTATGTATGAAATTCTATATGCAAATGAAAGAGCGAAGAAAAACTATCCGTTGGCATTGGATCAGTTTCCACAAAAAGGGTATGACAATTCAGAATGTCTCGGTGATGCAAGAAATATTGTCGGAAGTGACGGTAAAGTTTTCAAAGGCTACGGCTTTATGATTCACCAGTACCTTTGGGAAGAATATGCATCATTTGGTAGAGGTCATGGGCATGACTTGGCAGACTTTGTTACCTACCATAAAGTTCGTGGTCTTAAATGGCCAGTTGTTAATGGCAAAGAGACTGCATGGAGATTTAATGTAAAATTTGATCCATATGCGGCAAAACATGCAAAAGAAAACGGAAGAGGCAGTGAATTTGCATTCTACGGTCCACTTGCCAAAGCATTACCACACGGTAATTTAACAGGTGTACAAGACAAAAAGAAAAAACCGTTAACAGACAAAGCAAAAATCTTTGCCCGTCCGTATATGGATCCGCCGGAAATGCCGGATGAAAATTATGATTTATGGTTGTGTACAGGACGTGTGCTTGAGCACTGGCACTCTGGAACAATGACGATGCGTGTGCCTGAGTTGTACCGTGCTGTTCCTGAAGCGCTTGTCTATATGAATCCTAAAGCCGCTGAGGAAAGAGGACTCAAAGACAATGATTTATGCTGGGTTGAATCTCGTCGTGGTAGAGTAAGAGCTCGTGTTGAGACGCGTGGACGTAACAGACCGCCAAAACCTTTGGTATTTGTTCCGTGGTTTGATGAGCGTGTGTTTATCAATAAAGTAACATTGGATCAAACCTGTCCTATGTCAAAACAGACAGACTTTAAAAAATGTGCTGTAAAAATTTATAAAGCATAG
- a CDS encoding phosphatidylserine decarboxylase: MNKRHITSAVSQLFGKFANKEFPHWFQKIVNYSYVKLMGLDMSEFHDPGTYKSLNALFTRRLKEPRKFSLNAEDFIAPCDSLITECGRLIDDYALQIKGMRYKTDNLLGKNFTQAEKDYVHNGEFVNFYLSPKDYHRYHIPMNLQVLKAVHIPGKFYPVNIPSLKKRLNLFIENERVVLLCKTQEGKYFYIILVSALNVGVMKISFETRIQTNADVQEEQVYEFENLYLDKGEDFGCFEMGSTIVILAEEDMLKLLVKENDKVKFGDTIAKYNSK, from the coding sequence ATGAATAAGAGACATATCACATCAGCCGTATCCCAGCTGTTCGGTAAATTTGCAAATAAAGAATTTCCGCACTGGTTTCAAAAAATTGTAAACTATTCCTATGTAAAACTGATGGGACTCGATATGAGTGAATTCCATGACCCGGGTACCTATAAGAGTCTGAACGCGCTCTTTACAAGAAGACTCAAAGAGCCAAGAAAATTTTCTTTGAATGCAGAAGATTTTATTGCACCCTGTGATTCTTTGATTACGGAGTGCGGCAGACTTATTGACGATTATGCTTTACAAATCAAAGGCATGCGCTATAAAACTGATAATTTGCTTGGAAAAAATTTTACACAGGCAGAAAAAGATTATGTGCATAACGGAGAATTTGTAAATTTTTATCTTTCTCCAAAAGACTATCATCGGTATCATATTCCGATGAATCTGCAGGTACTTAAAGCTGTACACATTCCGGGAAAATTTTATCCTGTTAATATCCCTTCGTTGAAAAAACGTTTGAATCTTTTTATAGAAAATGAGAGAGTTGTGCTGCTGTGTAAGACACAAGAAGGAAAATATTTTTACATTATCCTTGTGAGTGCATTGAATGTCGGCGTTATGAAAATAAGTTTTGAGACGCGTATACAGACAAATGCAGATGTACAAGAGGAACAGGTGTATGAGTTTGAAAACCTTTATCTTGACAAAGGTGAAGATTTTGGCTGTTTTGAAATGGGCTCTACCATTGTCATATTGGCCGAAGAAGATATGCTAAAACTTTTAGTCAAAGAAAATGACAAAGTAAAGTTTGGAGATACAATAGCAAAATATAACTCCAAATAA
- the truD gene encoding tRNA pseudouridine(13) synthase TruD, with product MDRFYSLAHASIDFHFKQTPRDFVVEEIPLYEFSGEGEHLILQVRKKNLSTNEMIGQIARYLGIKNKEIGYAGLKDKNAMTVQYISLHKKHEEALENFNFDGIKILSKTYHNNKLRIGHLKGNRFYIKLKKVNPTSAEKIDEALKNIEKFGLPNFFGYQRFGNDGDNHILGEKLAKGEARERNPRVKRLLINAYQSHLFNLWLSRRLEINTLVNSFKAEEIESLLNMPNEEVKKMKEQKHPFKLISGDVMEHYPHGRLFDFEGAKEDLERFNARDISVTGLLCGKKVRHATEIAGDIEKDYDDEINADGARRYAWVFPTEIEGRFNKHEAQYEMNFTLPKGSYATVLIEEIAKRKINE from the coding sequence ATGGACAGATTTTATTCACTTGCACATGCAAGTATTGATTTTCACTTTAAACAGACTCCCCGTGATTTTGTAGTTGAGGAGATACCTTTATATGAATTTTCGGGAGAAGGGGAGCATTTAATACTGCAGGTAAGAAAGAAGAACCTCTCTACAAATGAAATGATAGGACAAATTGCCCGTTATCTGGGTATAAAAAACAAAGAAATAGGCTATGCCGGGCTTAAGGATAAAAATGCGATGACAGTGCAGTATATCTCTTTGCATAAAAAACATGAAGAGGCTTTGGAAAATTTCAATTTTGACGGAATAAAAATTCTTTCAAAAACATACCATAACAACAAGTTGAGAATAGGGCATCTAAAAGGCAATCGTTTTTATATTAAGCTGAAAAAGGTCAATCCTACAAGTGCTGAAAAAATTGATGAAGCATTAAAAAATATAGAAAAATTCGGGTTGCCGAATTTTTTCGGGTATCAAAGATTCGGAAATGACGGAGATAACCATATTCTGGGAGAAAAGTTGGCAAAAGGAGAGGCAAGAGAGCGTAATCCCAGAGTCAAACGTCTCCTTATAAATGCTTATCAGAGTCATCTGTTTAATCTTTGGCTCTCTAGAAGACTTGAGATCAATACGCTTGTGAACAGTTTTAAGGCTGAAGAGATCGAGAGTTTGTTAAACATGCCAAACGAAGAAGTCAAAAAGATGAAAGAGCAGAAGCATCCTTTTAAACTTATCAGCGGTGATGTTATGGAACACTATCCGCACGGAAGACTTTTTGACTTTGAAGGCGCAAAAGAAGATTTAGAAAGATTTAATGCACGCGACATCTCTGTTACAGGACTTTTGTGCGGGAAAAAAGTACGCCATGCCACAGAAATTGCAGGAGACATTGAAAAAGACTATGATGATGAAATCAATGCTGACGGGGCCAGGCGCTATGCCTGGGTCTTTCCAACGGAGATAGAAGGGCGTTTCAACAAACACGAAGCACAGTATGAAATGAACTTCACACTCCCTAAAGGTTCGTATGCCACAGTTTTAATAGAAGAAATTGCCAAAAGGAAAATAAATGAATAA
- a CDS encoding thiamine-phosphate kinase, producing the protein MNLENYFISQFNSKHIGDDGALIDNIVYSKDAFFENVHFKRSWMSCFQIAQKAMLVNISDAVAMNAVPKYALLSVAMPKNMTKAEMKDLADGFKSVAKQYNIEIIGGDTISNTKLDITVTVISKTKKPLLRTRVRENYLFAFTGELGRSAKDLKKLQNLGKIHRKSKFVHIRLRNDFVTKSINVLKAGMDISDGLCSDLGKIASLNKTGVQFIKKIPKHIACSGEEYEMLIAFDARDLKKIKMYARQTRTKLTVFAKAVRNKYTNRCKAHHF; encoded by the coding sequence TTGAATTTAGAAAATTATTTTATATCACAATTTAACAGTAAACACATTGGTGACGACGGTGCATTGATTGACAATATTGTCTATTCCAAAGATGCATTTTTTGAAAACGTGCATTTTAAACGCAGCTGGATGAGTTGTTTCCAAATTGCCCAAAAAGCAATGCTTGTAAATATTTCTGATGCGGTTGCAATGAATGCTGTGCCGAAATATGCACTGTTAAGTGTTGCAATGCCAAAGAATATGACAAAAGCAGAAATGAAAGATTTGGCTGACGGATTTAAATCAGTCGCAAAGCAGTACAATATAGAAATTATCGGCGGTGATACAATCAGCAATACAAAGCTTGATATCACTGTAACCGTTATTTCCAAAACAAAAAAGCCACTCTTGCGCACCAGAGTCAGAGAAAATTATCTTTTTGCTTTTACCGGGGAGCTTGGGCGCTCGGCAAAAGATTTGAAAAAACTGCAAAACCTGGGGAAAATCCACAGAAAATCAAAATTTGTTCATATCAGATTAAGAAATGATTTTGTCACCAAAAGTATAAATGTTTTAAAAGCGGGTATGGATATATCGGATGGTTTATGCAGTGATTTGGGTAAAATTGCATCACTGAACAAAACAGGCGTGCAGTTTATAAAAAAAATACCTAAGCATATTGCATGTAGCGGGGAAGAGTATGAAATGCTGATTGCTTTTGATGCAAGGGATCTCAAAAAAATCAAAATGTATGCCAGACAAACCAGAACAAAACTGACAGTTTTTGCAAAAGCTGTAAGAAACAAATATACAAACAGATGTAAAGCACATCATTTTTAA
- a CDS encoding GGDEF domain-containing protein, with protein sequence MKYSIKRIFEHLKFYLLFIFFLASLAVLLTFEEQLSFDKVNNLNNQKKIIQTLTHLDTDDIELALIQFNGKSTQLHQEIDKLKMLYKYNITDRYILRNEKEYFDDLQRLSVLTDKFNNAAHKYYVGSKNKKLAKEAKAELDRSLNEIIQQIDTMLFKSLTYNQQKFDIIKILVIITFFLILFATFWYRKMLTAILQDIEYLFQVDKTKSDYEIFSLEADAIALRMNRKTVVQNNPSMLDPVTEINNYKGLVNSYGAKKGLKDSNFTAVTVLEVDNFSKSNRAFTQEVTQAILRKVAYTVSLHEQPIDVIARTDYNQFTVVLSRSSKEQLFKDMEIIRESISELKFNAPGHGPIHITVTGGFVIKPNNTSLEEAIKQAKEILEYAKTTGNNRIFQLRDLAQREM encoded by the coding sequence ATGAAATATTCTATTAAAAGAATTTTTGAACACTTAAAATTTTATCTGCTTTTTATCTTCTTTTTGGCGTCTTTGGCTGTTTTGCTTACATTTGAAGAACAACTCTCTTTTGATAAAGTCAATAATTTGAACAATCAAAAAAAGATTATTCAAACACTCACACACTTGGATACGGACGATATAGAACTGGCACTTATACAGTTTAACGGAAAAAGCACACAGCTGCATCAAGAAATCGACAAACTGAAAATGCTTTATAAATACAACATTACAGACAGATATATACTGAGAAATGAGAAAGAGTATTTTGATGACTTACAAAGACTTTCTGTACTAACTGACAAATTTAACAATGCGGCACATAAATATTATGTCGGATCAAAAAATAAAAAACTTGCAAAAGAAGCAAAAGCAGAATTAGACAGATCACTGAATGAAATAATACAGCAGATAGATACTATGCTGTTTAAAAGTCTAACCTATAATCAGCAAAAATTTGATATTATAAAAATCCTGGTAATTATCACTTTCTTTCTTATTTTATTTGCAACATTTTGGTACAGAAAAATGCTGACGGCCATTTTACAGGATATTGAGTACCTGTTTCAGGTTGATAAAACTAAAAGCGATTATGAAATTTTTTCACTCGAGGCTGACGCTATTGCACTGAGGATGAACAGAAAAACTGTTGTTCAGAACAACCCCAGCATGCTTGATCCTGTAACAGAAATAAACAACTACAAAGGTCTTGTAAACTCTTATGGAGCAAAAAAAGGACTCAAAGACAGCAACTTTACAGCTGTTACTGTTCTTGAGGTGGATAATTTTTCAAAATCCAACAGAGCCTTTACCCAGGAAGTCACACAGGCAATACTGCGTAAAGTTGCTTACACTGTTTCTTTGCATGAGCAACCCATAGATGTCATCGCGAGAACAGACTACAATCAATTTACAGTCGTTCTTTCACGCTCATCGAAAGAACAGCTTTTCAAAGATATGGAAATAATACGAGAGAGTATTTCTGAACTCAAATTTAATGCACCTGGTCACGGTCCTATACATATAACTGTAACAGGCGGATTTGTCATCAAACCGAACAACACTTCACTTGAAGAGGCAATAAAACAGGCAAAGGAAATTTTAGAATATGCAAAAACAACAGGGAACAATAGAATTTTCCAACTAAGAGACTTAGCCCAAAGAGAGATGTAA